In Bdellovibrionales bacterium, one genomic interval encodes:
- the gloB gene encoding hydroxyacylglutathione hydrolase, with product MGFSIDLLSASADNYIYLVSDVALGLAMVVDPGDADVVKRALQKKDLHLALILNTHHHSDHTAGNAKLQHDYGAPIIGPSKEAHRIEGISRSVDEGDFVTFSDLRGQVIETPGHTMGSLSYYFPEMKALFSGDTLFSLGCGRLFEGNGAQMWASLLKLRALPDDTQIYCGHEYTERNVSFALMLDKDNATLKTRAEEVTALRKKGLPTLPVSLAQEKATNPFLRVDDPAFQKMLQKNGFPTDVDPAAIFGSLRAAKDRFTK from the coding sequence ATGGGATTTTCAATTGATCTTTTGTCGGCCTCTGCCGACAACTACATCTATCTGGTCAGCGATGTTGCGCTGGGACTAGCCATGGTCGTTGATCCAGGGGATGCCGACGTGGTGAAACGCGCCTTGCAAAAGAAAGACTTGCATCTGGCGTTGATCCTCAACACCCACCATCACAGCGACCATACGGCTGGCAATGCCAAGTTGCAGCATGATTACGGCGCGCCGATCATCGGGCCTTCAAAAGAAGCCCACCGGATCGAAGGGATTTCGCGTAGCGTGGACGAAGGCGACTTTGTGACCTTTTCCGACCTGCGCGGCCAAGTCATCGAAACGCCCGGCCACACGATGGGAAGCCTGTCCTATTACTTCCCTGAAATGAAGGCTCTGTTTAGTGGCGACACGCTGTTTTCCCTTGGCTGCGGACGTTTGTTCGAAGGCAACGGGGCGCAAATGTGGGCCTCCCTGCTTAAGCTCCGTGCTTTGCCCGATGACACCCAAATCTATTGCGGCCACGAATATACCGAGCGAAACGTCAGCTTCGCCCTCATGCTGGACAAAGACAACGCCACGCTGAAGACGCGCGCCGAGGAAGTCACCGCCCTCCGCAAAAAAGGTCTGCCAACCCTGCCCGTTTCATTGGCGCAGGAAAAGGCGACCAATCCGTTTTTGCGCGTGGATGATCCGGCTTTCCAAAAGATGCTGCAGAAAAATGGCTTCCCGACTGATGTCGATCCTGCCGCTATCTTCGGCTCACTTCGTGCCGCCAAGGATCGGTTTACGAAGTAG
- a CDS encoding regulatory protein RecX gives MPAPRPPRSSHRPLKKPTPERLANVALYYLARYAATEASLRRVLENRVRRAVMQDVVFAADREAQAALVKAIDHIVEQHKASGVINDEAFAAMKVESLRRAGRSARRITQTLAVKGIKAEATQRALESYEQDEGEGQELAAALRFAKKKKMGRFAPPSPPATDAALVAKRKNKEVAAMARAGFSFDVIRKVLEADIDGAEA, from the coding sequence TTGCCCGCCCCACGTCCGCCCCGATCCTCTCATCGCCCTTTGAAAAAGCCAACGCCAGAGCGTCTGGCGAATGTTGCCTTATATTATCTGGCGCGCTACGCCGCGACAGAGGCCAGCCTGCGCCGCGTGCTGGAAAACCGCGTGCGCCGCGCTGTCATGCAGGACGTGGTCTTTGCGGCGGATAGGGAGGCTCAAGCGGCTCTCGTCAAAGCCATTGATCATATCGTCGAGCAGCATAAAGCCAGTGGCGTGATCAATGATGAAGCTTTTGCCGCGATGAAAGTGGAGAGCCTTCGCCGTGCGGGTCGCAGCGCGAGGCGCATTACGCAAACGCTGGCGGTAAAGGGCATTAAGGCCGAGGCGACGCAGCGCGCCTTGGAATCCTATGAGCAAGATGAAGGCGAGGGGCAAGAGCTGGCAGCGGCCCTGCGGTTTGCCAAGAAAAAGAAGATGGGGCGTTTTGCGCCGCCGTCTCCGCCTGCCACAGACGCAGCCCTTGTGGCCAAACGAAAAAACAAAGAAGTCGCCGCGATGGCCCGTGCCGGTTTTTCCTTTGACGTGATCCGCAAGGTTCTGGAGGCAGATATCGACGGGGCCGAGGCCTAG
- the yihA gene encoding ribosome biogenesis GTP-binding protein YihA/YsxC: MNEEARRFFAQPCDFLIAAAQPEHFDALEVEGPEIAFWGRSNVGKSSLINAVTGRKGLARASNTPGRTQQIVFFNMGDRLLFADLPGYGHAKAPKEEVHKWNAFIRYYLKKRPHLRCVLLLVDGRHGLMVKDHEMMSFMDRAAVNYQVVMTKADQIRGGDPAAMVAQTEEQLKKHPAARPTVIMTSAEKGQGIEAVRDFLFELAEIG; this comes from the coding sequence GTGAATGAAGAAGCCCGCCGTTTTTTTGCACAACCCTGCGATTTTCTGATCGCGGCGGCGCAGCCGGAACATTTCGATGCGCTAGAGGTTGAGGGGCCCGAGATCGCCTTCTGGGGGCGCTCGAACGTCGGCAAGTCCTCGCTGATTAACGCGGTGACGGGACGCAAGGGATTGGCGCGCGCCTCAAACACACCGGGGCGCACGCAGCAGATTGTTTTCTTCAATATGGGGGATCGCCTTCTGTTCGCGGACTTGCCCGGTTATGGCCATGCCAAAGCGCCGAAGGAAGAGGTTCACAAGTGGAACGCTTTCATTCGTTACTACTTGAAGAAACGGCCTCACCTGCGCTGCGTCTTATTGCTGGTCGATGGGCGGCATGGCCTTATGGTAAAAGATCACGAGATGATGTCCTTTATGGATCGTGCCGCCGTCAATTATCAGGTGGTGATGACTAAGGCCGACCAGATCAGGGGCGGCGATCCCGCCGCCATGGTCGCGCAAACCGAAGAACAGTTGAAAAAGCACCCCGCCGCGCGGCCAACCGTGATTATGACTAGCGCGGAAAAAGGGCAGGGAATTGAAGCCGTACGCGACTTCCTTTTTGAATTAGCGGAAATCGGCTAA
- a CDS encoding class I SAM-dependent methyltransferase, with protein MTMDVVDLREFYISPLGRLTSLLLRRRLASLWPSVKGETVAALGYGTPLLRPWLGQAKALLAVMPDSQGVAFWPREGPNVACLASLTQLPLEDESVSRVFLLHALELAPDPAAVMQEAWRILKPNGQIVIIVPNRRGLWALSDQTPFGVGQPYSASQLRCLVREHFFLEKIGHALFMPPCSSRLSMLAAPWMERAASALLLGGGGVLVAHASKQVYAPAMTKCNVTKRRFVLPLPFPPAPVPTGRNTLKTTHLAF; from the coding sequence ATGACCATGGATGTTGTTGATTTACGAGAATTTTACATTTCCCCTTTGGGGCGGCTTACAAGCCTGCTCCTCCGTAGGCGTTTGGCCAGCCTTTGGCCTTCCGTTAAGGGCGAGACGGTGGCCGCGCTGGGCTATGGCACGCCTTTGCTCCGGCCATGGCTAGGGCAGGCCAAGGCGCTCCTTGCCGTCATGCCCGATTCGCAGGGCGTGGCGTTCTGGCCACGCGAAGGCCCCAATGTGGCGTGTTTGGCTTCGCTGACCCAGCTTCCTTTAGAAGATGAGTCCGTCAGCCGTGTTTTTCTTTTGCATGCGCTAGAACTGGCCCCCGATCCTGCTGCTGTTATGCAAGAGGCTTGGCGCATTTTGAAACCCAATGGCCAGATCGTTATTATTGTTCCCAACCGGCGTGGGCTGTGGGCGCTGAGCGATCAAACACCGTTTGGCGTGGGGCAGCCCTATTCGGCTTCGCAACTTCGATGTCTTGTGCGTGAGCATTTCTTCCTTGAAAAGATAGGCCATGCTCTTTTCATGCCGCCTTGTTCGTCACGTCTGTCCATGCTGGCTGCGCCGTGGATGGAAAGGGCGGCTTCGGCGCTTCTCTTGGGGGGCGGGGGCGTCTTGGTGGCCCATGCCAGCAAGCAGGTTTATGCCCCTGCCATGACAAAATGCAATGTTACAAAACGCCGCTTTGTCTTGCCTTTACCGTTTCCGCCTGCGCCTGTGCCGACGGGGCGTAATACCTTGAAAACAACGCATTTGGCTTTCTGA